In bacterium, a single genomic region encodes these proteins:
- a CDS encoding DUF3795 domain-containing protein: protein MNNILELTAYCGLMCQGCPIYWLTQTTDPAVQEKLKAIIIKVSKEHYQMELKPGDIEPCDGCRSETGRLFSACAACGIRACVRQRKLKSCAQCPDYACEKLDKLFVADPNAKDRMEVIRGII, encoded by the coding sequence ATGAACAACATACTCGAACTGACCGCCTACTGCGGTCTCATGTGCCAGGGCTGCCCCATTTACTGGCTGACTCAGACGACCGACCCTGCCGTGCAGGAGAAGCTGAAAGCCATTATCATCAAGGTCAGCAAAGAACACTACCAGATGGAGCTCAAGCCCGGGGACATCGAGCCGTGCGACGGGTGCAGGTCTGAAACGGGGCGGTTGTTCTCGGCGTGCGCGGCGTGCGGGATCAGGGCATGCGTCCGTCAGAGGAAGCTCAAGAGCTGCGCACAGTGCCCAGACTATGCCTGCGAAAAGCTCGACAAGCTGTTCGTCGCCGACCCGAACGCAAAAGACCGTATGGAAGTCATCAGGGGGATAATATAA
- a CDS encoding DNA polymerase III subunit alpha gives MENTCGFVHLHTHTMYSLLDGAIKPKEYIRAVSEWGMGAAAITDHGNMFGAIEFYLNCREAGIKPIIGSEIYVAIEGMHVKQAARGNNDGANHLVLLAATDQGYRNLMKIVSLGYLEGFYYHPRVDKQVLREYSGGLIALSACVGGEIPQLILQGRLDQAEEAACEYADIFGEGNFYLEIQKHGIPVEDTAREALAELSRKTGIPLVATNDAHYLKAGDADSHEVLLCISTGKTLDDENRMKMETDQLYLKSPDEMKALFADYPQAVENTVGIAERCNVEIETGKLYPVRFDVPLDFEGNADDYLAKVSETGLTKRYGDDADKYRDRMNYELGIIKKMEFSDYFLAIYDCTRAAREMNIPVGTARGSAGGSIVAYAIGITNLDPMQFDLIFERFLNPDRVSMPDFDVDYADRDRGKMIEYVKNKYGEDHVCQIITFGSMKARLVIRDVGRVLNMPYGDVDAIAKLIPTDLNITLERALELVPELRALEKKDDKHRELFRHARVLEGLNRHAGTHAAGVIITPGPCTEYLPLYKQGDDITSQYTMEFVEKIGCLKVDFLGLRTLTVIRDAVDMINGRGGNVDIEHIPLDDPEVYRIMGQGETAGIFQFESGGMRDYLRKLKPSCIDDLIAMNALYRPGPLGSNMVDDFIERKHGIKKIQYQHPLLEPILKETYGVIVYQEQVMKIANVMAGFSLGGADELRRAMGKKKVDVMTRMSQQFIEGARERNISEKTATEVFDLMVHFAGYGFNKSHSAGYAILAYQTAWLKAHYPAELMAATLTSEMDNTDRIVKFIEECRRMNIEVLPPDVNKSFAHFTVDDGNVRFGLGAVKNVGLGAIESIIAARSEGGPFASLFDFCARVDTKSLNKRMLESLILAGAMDSLGGNRAQMIAGLDHAVETAQVRQREKEMGQFSLFGDGTGGGDLFKAPSLPPVKPWKMMEKLAKEKSVLGFWFSGHPLEGYRDELRAFATPFKQLFLKPDKTAVTIGGVITAINRKTMKKNNKPFIVLTIEDIEGTGEAILMNGAFDTYKDTVEVDSLVLVEGTTSKRDNNGDQPSVFVNSIEPLETAREKKTRAVTIAISTLGLEMTALEPVEKICELHPGSLPVWIKLDTTTMGSFRIKTKKFKVSPEPALINELRNVLGKEQVWLS, from the coding sequence ATGGAAAACACCTGCGGCTTCGTCCATCTCCATACGCATACCATGTATTCCCTGCTGGACGGCGCCATCAAGCCGAAAGAATACATCAGGGCCGTGAGTGAATGGGGCATGGGCGCGGCGGCAATCACCGATCACGGCAACATGTTCGGCGCCATCGAGTTCTATCTCAACTGCCGTGAAGCGGGGATCAAACCCATCATCGGCTCGGAAATCTATGTCGCCATCGAGGGCATGCATGTCAAACAGGCCGCCCGGGGCAACAATGACGGCGCCAACCATCTCGTCCTGCTCGCCGCTACCGACCAGGGCTACCGCAACCTCATGAAAATCGTCTCGCTCGGCTACCTCGAGGGATTTTACTACCACCCGCGTGTGGACAAGCAGGTGCTCAGGGAATACTCCGGAGGTCTTATCGCGCTGAGCGCCTGTGTCGGCGGCGAGATACCGCAGCTTATCCTTCAGGGCAGACTTGACCAGGCCGAGGAAGCAGCCTGTGAATATGCCGACATCTTCGGCGAGGGCAACTTTTACCTCGAAATCCAGAAGCACGGCATCCCCGTGGAAGATACCGCCCGTGAGGCGCTTGCCGAACTCTCACGAAAAACCGGCATTCCCCTTGTGGCGACCAACGACGCCCACTATCTCAAGGCCGGAGACGCCGATTCACACGAGGTGCTCCTCTGCATCTCGACCGGCAAGACGCTCGATGACGAGAACCGCATGAAGATGGAAACGGATCAGCTCTATCTCAAAAGCCCCGACGAGATGAAAGCGCTGTTCGCCGATTATCCCCAGGCTGTCGAAAACACGGTCGGAATCGCCGAGCGGTGCAATGTTGAAATCGAGACGGGTAAACTGTATCCCGTGCGGTTCGATGTGCCGCTCGATTTCGAGGGCAACGCGGACGATTACCTCGCAAAGGTCAGCGAGACCGGGCTCACGAAACGTTACGGCGACGACGCAGACAAATACCGTGACCGTATGAATTACGAACTCGGCATTATCAAAAAAATGGAATTTTCCGACTATTTTCTCGCCATCTATGACTGCACGAGGGCGGCCCGCGAGATGAACATCCCGGTCGGTACGGCGCGCGGGTCGGCGGGCGGGTCGATTGTCGCGTACGCAATCGGGATAACCAACCTCGATCCCATGCAGTTCGACCTCATCTTCGAGCGCTTCCTCAACCCGGACCGTGTCAGCATGCCCGATTTCGATGTCGACTATGCCGACCGTGACCGAGGGAAAATGATCGAGTATGTCAAGAATAAGTACGGCGAGGATCATGTCTGCCAGATCATCACCTTCGGCTCCATGAAAGCGCGGCTCGTCATCCGCGATGTGGGCCGTGTGCTCAACATGCCCTACGGCGATGTCGATGCGATCGCCAAGCTTATCCCAACCGACCTCAACATAACCCTCGAACGGGCGCTCGAACTCGTCCCGGAGCTCCGCGCGCTCGAAAAGAAGGACGATAAACACCGCGAGCTGTTCCGTCACGCCCGCGTGCTCGAAGGCCTCAACCGTCACGCCGGAACACACGCAGCCGGGGTCATCATCACGCCCGGTCCCTGCACCGAGTATCTTCCGCTCTACAAGCAGGGGGACGACATCACGAGCCAGTACACCATGGAGTTTGTCGAGAAGATCGGCTGCCTCAAGGTGGACTTCCTCGGGCTGCGCACCCTTACGGTCATCAGGGACGCTGTGGACATGATCAATGGCAGAGGCGGAAATGTGGACATCGAGCACATACCACTCGACGATCCCGAGGTCTACCGTATCATGGGGCAGGGCGAGACCGCCGGCATATTCCAGTTCGAAAGCGGCGGGATGCGCGACTACCTTCGGAAGCTCAAGCCCTCGTGCATCGACGACCTCATCGCCATGAACGCCCTCTACCGTCCCGGGCCGCTCGGTTCGAACATGGTGGACGATTTCATCGAGCGCAAGCACGGCATCAAGAAAATACAGTACCAGCACCCGCTTCTCGAACCGATTCTCAAGGAAACCTACGGCGTCATCGTCTACCAGGAGCAGGTGATGAAAATCGCCAATGTCATGGCCGGATTCTCCCTCGGCGGCGCGGACGAGCTCCGTCGCGCGATGGGGAAGAAAAAGGTCGATGTCATGACGAGAATGAGCCAGCAATTCATCGAGGGCGCCCGTGAGCGAAACATCAGCGAAAAAACCGCGACCGAGGTGTTCGACCTCATGGTTCATTTCGCCGGGTACGGTTTCAACAAATCGCACTCCGCCGGGTATGCCATTCTCGCCTACCAGACCGCATGGCTCAAGGCGCACTATCCCGCCGAGCTCATGGCCGCCACGCTCACCTCGGAAATGGACAACACCGACCGCATCGTGAAGTTCATCGAGGAGTGCAGGCGCATGAACATCGAGGTGCTGCCGCCCGATGTGAACAAATCCTTCGCCCATTTCACCGTGGACGACGGCAATGTCCGCTTCGGGCTCGGCGCGGTCAAGAACGTAGGCCTCGGCGCCATCGAATCGATCATTGCCGCACGGAGCGAGGGCGGGCCGTTCGCCAGCCTCTTCGATTTCTGCGCCCGCGTGGACACGAAATCCCTCAACAAACGCATGCTCGAATCCCTCATTCTGGCGGGTGCGATGGACAGTCTCGGCGGCAACCGCGCGCAGATGATCGCCGGCCTCGACCATGCGGTCGAAACCGCACAGGTCCGTCAGCGCGAGAAGGAAATGGGGCAGTTCAGCCTCTTCGGCGACGGTACGGGAGGCGGCGACCTCTTCAAAGCACCCTCACTGCCGCCGGTCAAACCCTGGAAAATGATGGAGAAGCTCGCGAAGGAGAAATCGGTGCTCGGGTTCTGGTTCTCCGGGCATCCGCTCGAAGGATACCGCGACGAGCTCCGGGCGTTCGCGACGCCGTTCAAACAGCTCTTCCTCAAGCCCGACAAGACCGCGGTGACCATCGGCGGGGTCATCACCGCAATCAACCGCAAAACCATGAAGAAAAACAACAAGCCTTTCATCGTGCTCACCATCGAGGACATTGAGGGTACGGGCGAGGCGATCCTCATGAACGGGGCGTTCGACACCTACAAGGACACGGTCGAGGTGGATTCACTCGTGCTCGTCGAGGGGACGACATCGAAGCGCGACAACAACGGCGACCAGCCGAGCGTGTTCGTCAACTCCATCGAGCCGCTCGAAACCGCCCGCGAGAAAAAGACGCGCGCTGTCACCATCGCCATTTCGACCCTCGGTCTCGAGATGACCGCCCTCGAACCGGTCGAGAAAATCTGCGAGCTTCACCCGGGCAGCCTGCCGGTCTGGATAAAGCTCGACACGACGACGATGGGGTCGTTCCGTATCAAGACGAAGAAGTTCAAGGTTTCACCGGAACCGGCGCTCATCAATGAGCTGAGGAATGTGCTGGGGAAGGAACAGGTGTGGCTGAGCTGA
- the rmuC gene encoding DNA recombination protein RmuC, protein MVTLFGRERLIMSNIAVIAALVAGFFLGISVAYILKITRVKTARELAEEMFAGSEEQRKQERDAFFEYLKVNFGNLSNDALSKTTDQFFTIAKERFESERTVHTKELDSKKELIDQQLQSMTTKLDSVSKLVSDLEKDRVQKFGELSNRLEETGKRTIELIRTTESLREALAHSRTRGQWGERMADDVLRLAGFIENVNYVKQKAVEGSGDRPDFTFWLPRGLKLNMDVKFPYDNYIRLLDAESDSDRETYRKNFLRDVKNRIFEITTRDYIDPEQSTVDYALLFIPNEQIYAYIQEQDSALVDEGLKKRVILCSPFTLFAVLAVIRVAVDNFALEQTSNRILSLLGSFKKQWDNFVKSLEKLGKRIEDAQKEFEYLTTTRRRQLDRPLHEIEELRKHRGLPVESFEEDGQVLLDEGSEDDREVQ, encoded by the coding sequence GTGGTTACCCTCTTTGGAAGGGAAAGGCTCATCATGTCCAATATAGCGGTGATCGCCGCGCTTGTCGCCGGATTCTTTCTGGGAATCTCCGTTGCGTATATCCTGAAGATTACACGGGTGAAAACAGCCCGCGAGCTTGCGGAAGAGATGTTCGCCGGGTCGGAAGAACAGCGTAAACAGGAGCGCGACGCGTTTTTCGAGTATCTCAAGGTAAACTTCGGAAACCTGTCCAATGATGCCCTCTCGAAGACGACCGACCAGTTTTTCACGATAGCCAAGGAGCGGTTCGAGTCCGAGCGCACCGTTCACACAAAGGAGCTCGACTCTAAAAAGGAACTCATCGACCAGCAGCTCCAGAGTATGACAACAAAGCTCGACAGCGTTTCAAAGCTCGTCAGCGACCTCGAAAAAGACCGTGTGCAGAAATTCGGCGAGCTCTCGAACCGCCTCGAAGAGACCGGGAAGCGGACGATCGAGCTCATCAGGACCACCGAATCGCTCCGTGAGGCGCTTGCGCATTCGAGGACGCGCGGGCAGTGGGGCGAGCGCATGGCCGACGATGTGCTCAGGCTGGCCGGTTTCATCGAGAACGTCAACTATGTGAAGCAGAAAGCCGTGGAAGGCTCCGGCGACCGACCCGATTTCACCTTCTGGCTTCCCCGGGGCCTCAAGCTCAACATGGATGTCAAGTTCCCATACGACAACTACATCAGGCTCCTCGATGCGGAATCCGATTCCGACCGTGAAACATACCGGAAAAACTTCCTCAGGGATGTCAAAAACAGGATTTTCGAGATCACGACACGCGACTATATCGATCCCGAACAGAGCACGGTGGATTATGCTCTCCTGTTCATCCCGAACGAGCAGATTTATGCGTATATCCAGGAGCAGGACTCGGCGCTTGTCGACGAGGGATTGAAAAAGCGGGTCATCCTGTGCTCGCCGTTCACGCTCTTTGCCGTGCTTGCGGTCATCAGGGTGGCGGTCGACAATTTCGCGCTCGAACAGACCTCGAACAGGATACTGTCGCTGTTGGGCTCGTTCAAGAAGCAGTGGGATAATTTCGTCAAAAGCCTTGAAAAGCTAGGCAAGCGCATCGAGGACGCCCAGAAGGAATTCGAGTATCTCACCACGACCCGTCGCCGTCAGCTCGACCGTCCCCTCCACGAGATCGAGGAGCTTCGCAAGCACCGGGGCCTGCCGGTCGAGAGCTTTGAGGAGGACGGGCAGGTGCTGCTCGACGAGGGGAGCGAAGACGACAGGGAAGTACAATAA
- a CDS encoding right-handed parallel beta-helix repeat-containing protein, whose translation MKKIFLFIIPVLAAFLLIQSERICANGFEIPAGKNPYAVATFECLGLYYKVDADEPGECAVSCRKTGTTGWRNVIPLWFDLRDHEFRGSIVGLKPDTSYDIRLKCGGKEVSFSARTRSDVFPVGKTTFLDDGVTDQELHITEGGNPEGWHLITPADGAKTVFDCENSTDYNIVIEASYVIVRGLELRNAGIHSILIRKGIHDVVIEDCRFTFWGRSGGPRSFGNTGGSDSAVFAETGTAGLVVQRNLMEYPRGASNDWDTGHPNGPQAVTLINSLGGNIIRSNEIRSTEDHGFNDGFGGGSNYSFEGSPNRDSDIYGNIISNVWDDAIESEGANMNVRIWGNYIHHTYQHVATAVTSRGPLYIFRNIFGLSRRTHENPLGGSMIKLGERDPYVGGRRYVFHNTALQPKGAFSVFSTHPCTNTVSRNNIFDCPGTLTGRREPAVPSDLDYDLFTGIHLVEGYEAHGIGGKPSFVPSYNLEFYLAPTTTRIEWGQTKNVHYGKEENVTDKMITVPNPAIDTGIVIPGFNDDYKGKGPDLGAFENGNPPLRFGRRAADPVVAAPWEMK comes from the coding sequence ATGAAAAAAATTTTTTTGTTTATCATTCCGGTTCTGGCGGCTTTTTTGTTGATTCAATCAGAGCGTATCTGTGCCAACGGTTTTGAAATCCCTGCCGGAAAAAATCCGTACGCGGTCGCCACATTCGAATGTCTCGGCCTGTACTATAAAGTGGATGCGGATGAACCCGGCGAGTGCGCGGTCAGCTGCCGTAAAACGGGGACAACCGGGTGGAGGAATGTCATCCCCCTCTGGTTCGACCTCCGCGACCACGAATTCCGCGGAAGCATTGTCGGCCTCAAGCCCGACACATCGTACGATATCCGTCTGAAGTGCGGTGGAAAAGAGGTATCGTTTTCTGCGCGAACCCGGAGCGATGTCTTTCCTGTCGGGAAGACCACCTTTCTCGATGACGGCGTTACCGATCAGGAACTCCACATCACCGAAGGGGGAAATCCGGAAGGCTGGCATCTCATCACACCGGCCGATGGGGCAAAAACGGTGTTCGACTGCGAAAATTCCACCGATTACAACATTGTCATCGAGGCATCGTATGTCATCGTTCGCGGTCTCGAACTGAGAAACGCCGGTATCCACAGTATCCTCATCCGCAAGGGGATTCACGATGTGGTTATCGAGGACTGCCGGTTCACGTTCTGGGGACGGAGCGGGGGACCACGATCGTTCGGTAATACCGGGGGCAGCGACAGCGCCGTTTTCGCCGAGACCGGGACAGCGGGGCTTGTCGTTCAGCGCAATCTCATGGAATATCCCCGCGGGGCGAGCAACGACTGGGATACCGGACATCCGAACGGGCCGCAGGCGGTCACCCTCATCAATTCGTTGGGCGGGAACATCATACGGTCCAACGAGATACGGTCGACCGAGGATCACGGCTTCAATGACGGCTTCGGCGGGGGCAGCAACTACAGTTTCGAGGGCAGCCCGAACAGGGATTCCGACATCTACGGCAATATCATCTCGAATGTCTGGGACGACGCCATCGAGAGCGAGGGCGCAAACATGAATGTCCGTATCTGGGGGAACTACATACACCATACCTATCAGCATGTCGCCACCGCGGTCACCTCGCGCGGCCCGCTCTACATCTTCAGGAATATCTTCGGTCTGAGCCGCCGAACCCATGAAAATCCCCTCGGCGGAAGCATGATCAAGCTCGGTGAACGCGACCCGTATGTCGGCGGGCGACGGTATGTCTTCCACAATACGGCACTCCAGCCGAAAGGCGCGTTTTCGGTGTTCAGCACTCATCCCTGCACGAACACCGTATCCCGCAACAACATCTTCGACTGCCCGGGAACGCTGACCGGCCGCAGGGAACCGGCAGTACCGAGCGACCTCGATTACGACCTCTTCACGGGAATCCACCTTGTCGAGGGTTACGAAGCGCACGGTATCGGTGGAAAGCCATCGTTCGTGCCCTCGTATAATCTCGAATTTTATCTCGCCCCGACAACGACGAGAATCGAGTGGGGACAGACAAAAAACGTTCATTACGGTAAAGAGGAGAATGTCACCGACAAGATGATAACCGTACCGAACCCTGCAATCGATACCGGAATCGTCATCCCCGGATTCAATGACGACTATAAGGGAAAAGGCCCGGACCTCGGAGCGTTCGAGAACGGCAATCCGCCGCTGCGGTTCGGACGGCGCGCGGCTGACCCGGTTGTCGCTGCTCCCTGGGAGATGAAGTAA